In one Gossypium hirsutum isolate 1008001.06 chromosome D09, Gossypium_hirsutum_v2.1, whole genome shotgun sequence genomic region, the following are encoded:
- the LOC107892772 gene encoding uncharacterized protein, with translation MSFAPPLPPVFTGENYHIWVVKMRTYLQALDLWSVVENDFEPPPLRANPPIAQIRQHGEERAKKHKAMACLQNGVSDVIFTRIMACDSPKQEWDRLKEEFMGSDKTRQQQIINLRREFENLKMKESEAIKQYSDRIMATINNIKLLGKNFSDNRVVEKVITTLPERFE, from the coding sequence ATGAGCTTTGCACCTCCTCTACCACCAGTTTTTACAGGAGagaactaccacatttgggtagttAAAATGAGAACCTACCTTCAAGCACTTGACCTATGGAGTGTAGTTGAGAATGATTTTGAGCCACCACCATTGAGAGCAAATCCACCAATTGCTCAGATCAGACAGCATGGTGaggagcgagccaagaagcaCAAAGCCATGGCCTGCCTACAAAATGGtgtgtctgatgtgattttcacTCGCATCATGGCCTGTGATTCTCCTAAACAAGAATGGGACAGGCTGAAAGAGGAGTTTATGGGATCAGACAAGACTAGGCAACAACAAATCATCAACCTTAGAAGGGAATTTGAAAATCTAAAAATGAAGGAGTCAGAAGCTATCAAGCAGTATTCTGATAGAATCATGGCTACTATCAACAACATCAAACTCCTAGGAAAGAATTTCAGTGACAACAGGGTTGTTGAGAAGGTGATTACCACTCTTCCTGaaagatttgaataa